From the Corythoichthys intestinalis isolate RoL2023-P3 chromosome 13, ASM3026506v1, whole genome shotgun sequence genome, one window contains:
- the gramd4a gene encoding GRAM domain-containing protein 4 isoform X3 — MGVCKVDDFSFDSFELLYAGAVERLKNHKSSGGLKEELRKLREETNVDSLRQELERERSKRLDLEQKMGDVLKTRLEDSPPQPPRKQQSPSNNGTADKQQKEVWSSRLQKWLYERFGVYIEDFRFQPEESTVEAEEPLSAKRLTENMRRLKRGARPVTNFLRNLSALSNWHSVYTSAIAFIIYMNAAWHGWAFPMFLFLAILRLSLNYLIARGWRIQWSIVPEVSEPMEPPKEDLTVSEKFQLVLDVAQKAQNLFGKMADVLEKIKNLFMWVQPESTRKLYICLWVAFITSCVLPYKLMGFMIGLYAGIKFFIIDFLFKSCPKLRDKYDTPYIVWNSLPTDPQLKERTNATVSRRLSTTEKVQPVASRGSLATVPCGVNREEDAGRSHSTKKGAFHEIFNLPESERPLTVCENGWRCCLINRDRKMPTDYIRNGMLYVTENYLCFESSSSRSGSSKKNKVIKLVDITDIQKYKVLSVLPGSGMGISIATPSTQKPLVFGAMIHRDEAFEAIFTQYTKVVTTSKPPAANAAAAGVEI, encoded by the exons ATGGGGGTTTGCAAGGTTGACGACTTCAGCTTCGACAGCTTTGAGCTGCTGTATGCCGGAGCGGTCGAAAGGCTGAAGAACCACAAGAGTAGCGGCGGCCTCA aggAGGAGCTGAGGAAGCTGCGCGAGGAGACCAATGTGGACTCCTTGCGACAGGAGCTGGAGAGGGAGCGGAGCAAGCGCCTAGACCTGGAACAGAAGATGGGTGACGTACTTAAAACCAG acTGGAGGATTCTCCACCGCAACCTCCTAGAAAACAACAGTCGCCCTCTAATAATGGAACAG CCGACAAACAGCAGAAAGAAGTATGGAGCTCACGGCTTCAAAAGTGGTTGTACGAGCGATTCGGCGTCTACATCGAAGACTTCCGCTTCCAACCCGAGGAGAGCACCGTGGAGGCCGAGGAACCGCTAAGTGCTAAAAG GTTGACTGAAAACATGAGGAGACTCA AGCGAGGAGCTAGACCCGTCACCAACTTCTTAAGGAACCTCTCCGCCTTATCGAATTGGCATTCTGTCTACACCTCAGCTATTGCCTTCATT ATCTACATGAATGCTGCTTGGCATGGCTGGGCCTTCCCCATGTTCCTCTTCCTGGCCATCTTGCGCTTGTCtttaaattacctcattgctag AGGTTGGAGGATCCAGTGGAGCATTGTGCCTGAGGTCTCGGAACCTATG GAGCCGCCAAAGGAAGACCTGACTGTGTCGGAGAAGTTTCAGCTCGTCCTTGATGTTGCACAAAAAGCACAG aaccTTTTTGGTAAGATGGCAGACGTTTTGGAGAAGATCAAGAA CCTCTTCATGTGGGTGCAGCCTGAGAGCACCCGAAAACTGTACATCTGCCTGTGGGTGGCTTTCATCACCTCCTGCGTGCTGCCATACAAACTCATGGGCTTCATGATCG GCCTGTACGCCGGCATTAAGTTCTTCATCATAGACTTCCTGTTCAAGAGCTGCCCCAAGCTGCGCGACAAGTATGATACGCCGTACATTGTGTGGAACAGCCTCCCCACAGACCCCCAGCTCAAGGAGAGGACCAACGCAACTGTGTCTCGCCGG CTGTCAACCACAGAGAAG GTTCAGCCAGTTGCTTCCCGAGGCAGCCTAGCGACGGTGCCTTGCGGCGTTAACCGCGAGGAGGACGCCGGCCGCTCTCACAGCACCAAGAAGGGCGCCTTCCACGAGATCTTTAACCTCCCGGAGTCCGAGCGCCCTCTGACAG TTTGCGAGAACGGCTGGAGGTGTTGCTTGATAAATCGAGACCGAAAAATGCCCACGGATTATATTAGGAACGGGATGCTTTACGTCACGGAGAA TTATTTGTGCTTTGAGAGCTCCAGTTCCAGATCAGGTTCCTCCAAGAAGAATAAAGTCATCAAACTGGTGGATATTACTGACATACAAAAG TACAAGGTGCTTTCTGTCCTCCCGGGAAGTGGAATGGGCATATCAATTGCAACTCCTTCTACTCAAAAG CCGCTGGTGTTCGGCGCCATGATCCACAGAGACGAAGCCTTCGAGGCCATCTTCACCCAGTACACCAAGGTGGTCACCACCAGCAAGCCGCCGGCCGCCAACGCTGCGGCCGCCGGCGTTGAAATTTAG